The Urbifossiella limnaea nucleotide sequence CTGGGGCCGCACCGGGAACAGGTCGGCGTGGCGGTCGAACAGCTTCTGGATCACTCTGGTGACATCCGCCCCGCTGCGGGCGTCGATCGCCCGGTCGAGCTCCTCCTGGGCCAGCGTCGCCAGCCCCGGGAGGTCGCACCTCACCGTGCCGGTCTTCTTGTCGAGGGTGAGCATCGTCTCCAGCTCGTACTCGAACCGGTCGCCGTCGCGGGACTCGGCCGTGAACTGGAAGGTGACGGTGGCGTCGTCCTCGCCGACCTGGCGGATGATGCGGCGGTCGCACAGCTTCTTGCAGGCGCGGGTGAAGGCGTGGCGGGGGGCCAGCTCGCGGGCGACGCCCTCGTCGAGGCCGGCGTCGCGGAGGGCGGTGAGCAGCGCCGGGTGGGTGACGGCGACGCCGGCGCACGTCCAGGCGATCACCTCCCCGAGGAGGCGGGTGCCGGCGGGCAGCGCGGGCGGGGCCGGGCGGGTCGAGGTCATGGCGGAGTCCTTTCGTGTTCGGGAGGGAACCGGGAACGTCACCGCCCGCGGACCCGCCCCGGGCGGGCCGGCGGCGCGTCGCAGGCGGCGGGAAACGACGTGGGGTCAGACGGACAGGGCGCGGCCGACGGCCGGGTCGTCTGGCGAGAGGGCGGCGACGCGGTGGCACTCGTCGCTGACGCGGGCCAGGTCGCCCGGCTCGCTCCCGACGACGAGCGACACCACCCGGGCCTTGACCGCCCGCCGCCAGGCGTTGAACCGGGCGGCCAGGTCGGCCGGGATCTGGCAGAGGGCGTCGGTGACGA carries:
- a CDS encoding DUF6744 family protein, with product MTSTRPAPPALPAGTRLLGEVIAWTCAGVAVTHPALLTALRDAGLDEGVARELAPRHAFTRACKKLCDRRIIRQVGEDDATVTFQFTAESRDGDRFEYELETMLTLDKKTGTVRCDLPGLATLAQEELDRAIDARSGADVTRVIQKLFDRHADLFPVRPQGGVYFVPARHAAFVDKVQAMLGRLNGQTLRFPVPAGTPEGDRSVKEAVADGLSGLIADYRRAVAGFDADTRPGTVERAAEKIRAARFKVEAYAEYLADERGRLERELAAAQRELRAKVEALAPAPVGA